A genomic region of Zea mays cultivar B73 chromosome 6, Zm-B73-REFERENCE-NAM-5.0, whole genome shotgun sequence contains the following coding sequences:
- the LOC100274410 gene encoding uncharacterized protein LOC100274410: MEPRRISASPRPCSGRRVVARKRPRQEAVVSSVRKLQRREISSRRDRTFTMSAAQERFRNIQLQEEFDTHDPKENASLLPYLRKRSKIIEIVAARDIVFALSQSGVCAAFSRETNRRICFLNGSPDEVIRSLFYNKNNDSLITVSVYGSENFSALRCRTTRIEYVRRGQPDAGFPLFESESLKWPGFVEFDDVNGRVLTYSAQDSTYKVFDLKNYTLLYLVSDKNVQEIKISPGIMLLIYARTSSSVPLKILSIDDGTVLKSFSHLLHRNKKVDFIEQFNEKLLVKQEGENLQILDVRNFQLTEVSRTEFMTPSAFIFLHELQLFLTFRNRAVSVWNFRGELVTSFEDHLLWHPDCNTNNIYITSDQDLIISYCKADSTDSTSEENAGSINISSILSGKCLAKINTGNSNACKERKKAWKFRNTVSEALEDITALYYDEDRDEIYTGNRHGLVHVWSS; this comes from the exons ATGGAGCCGAGGCGCATATCGGCGAGCCCGCGCCCATGCAGCGGGCGGCGGGTAGTGGCCAGGAAGAGGCCGAGGCAGGAGGCGGTGGTGAGCAGTGTGCGGAAGCTGCAGCGCCGGGAGATCAGCTCCCGCCGCGACCGCACCTTCACCATGAGCGCCGCGCAGGAGCGCTTCCGCAACATACAGCTGCAG GAAGAGTTTGACACTCATGATCCAAAGGAGAACGCTTCACTACTCCCTTACTTGAGGAAAAGGTCAAAAATCATTGAGATAGTTGCAGCGCGTGATATAGTCTTTGCTTTATCACAGTCAGGAGTATGTGCTGCTTTTAGTAGAG AGACAAATCGGAGAATATGCTTTCTGAATGGAAGTCCAGATGAAGTTATCCGCAGTTTATTTTACAACAAGAATAATGATTCACTCATTACTGTATCAGTATATGGTTCTGAAAACTTCAGTGCTCTGCGATGCAGAACAACTCGAATAGA GTACGTTCGGCGAGGACAACCGGATGCTGGTTTCCCTCTTTTTGAGTCCGAGTCCTTGAAATGGCCTGGATTTGTAGAGTTTGACGATGTCAATGGAAGGGTTTTGACTTACTCTGCTCAAGACAG CACTTACAAGGTGTTTGATTTGAAAAACTACACATTACTGTATTTGGTGTCTGATAAGAATGTTCAAGAAATAAAGATCAG CCCTGGGATAATGCTATTGATTTATGCAAGAACAAGCAGCTCGGTTCCTCTGAAGATTCTTTCCATTGATGATGGTACAGTCTTGAAGTCCTTCAGCCACCTCCTCCATCGTAACAAGAAGGTAGATTTTATTGAGCAGTTCAATGAAAAGCTTCTGGTCAAGCAGGAAGGAGAGAACCTCCAAATTCTTGAT GTAAGGAACTTCCAATTGACAGAAGTGAGCAGAACTGAGTTTATGACTCCATCCGCCTTTATTTTTCTACATGAGCTGCAACTGTTCTTGACATTCCGGAATCGAGCAGTATCAGTTTGGAACTTTCGAGGTGAACTGGTCACGTCATTTGAAGATCACCTGTTGTGGCACCCCGACTGCAACACAAACAACATATACATCACAAGCGATCAAGATCTTATTATCTCGTACTGCAAGGCTGACTCAACTGATTCAACTTCAGAAGAAAATG CTGGCTCTATAAACATAAGCAGCATACTGTCCGGGAAATGCCTGGCAAAAATAAACACTGGAAACTCCAATGCTTGCAAGGAAAGAAAGAAGGCGTGGAAGTTCCGGAACACAGTCTCGGAGGCCCTTGAGGACATCACGGCTCTGTACTACGACGAGGATCGCGACGAGATCTACACTGGCAACCGGCACGGCCTTGTCCATGTGTGGTCGAGCTGA
- the LOC100285666 gene encoding cytokinin-O-glucosyltransferase 2, whose amino-acid sequence MGSLATAEGQRPHAVCMPYPAQGHVTPMLKLAKLLHARGFQITFVNTEFNHRRLLHSRGPDALDRVPGFRFDAIPDGLPPSDADATQDIPALCYSTMTTCLPHLLALLARVDADAGSPPVTCLVVDAVMSFGFDAAREIGVPVAALWTASACGFMGYRNYRNLIDWGLVPFKSAADLQDNVGGGHLATVVTGARGMCDGVQLRDFPNFIRTTDRADFMFNFLMRESERLSLPDGVIVNTFEDLEGATLDAMRAILPTVYPVGPLLLRERLEIPASSPLAGLGSNLWKEEEGLLKWLAGRAPRSVVYVNYGSITVMTNSQLLEFAWGLANSGYPFVWNIRPDLVKGDSAVLPPEFASAVEGRALLTTWCPQEAAIQHEAVGVFLTHSGWNSTLESLCAGVPMLSWPFFAEQQTNCRYKRTEWGVGMEIGGEVRRDEVTVVLKEAMDGEKGREMRRRAEEWKEKAVKVTLPGGPAETNLERVIHEVLLSQKKG is encoded by the coding sequence ATGGGATCACTGGCGACGGCGGAGGGGCAGCGGCCGCACGCCGTGTGCATGCCGTACCCGGCGCAGGGACACGTGACGCCCATGCTCAAGCTCGCCAAGCTCCTCCACGCGCGGGGCTTCCAGATCACCTTCGTCAACACCGAGTTCAACCACCGCCGCCTGCTCCACTCGCGCGGGCCCGACGCGCTCGACCGCGTGCCCGGGTTCCGCTTCGACGCCATTCCCGACGGCCTCCCGCCGTCCGACGCCGACGCCACGCAGGACATCCCCGCGCTCTGCTACTCCACCATGACCACCTGCCTCCCGCACCTCCTCGCGCTCCTCGCCAGGGTCGACGCCGACGCCGGGTCCCCGCCGGTCACCTGCCTCGTCGTGGACGCCGTCATGTCGTTCGGCTTCGACGCCGCCAGAGAGATCGGCGTGCCCGTCGCCGCGCTCTGGACCGCCAGCGCCTGCGGGTTCATGGGCTACCGGAACTACAGAAACCTCATCGACTGGGGCCTCGTGCCATTCAAGAGCGCCGCGGACCTCCAGGACAACGTCGGCGGCGGCCACCTCGCCACCGTGGTCACCGGCGCGCGCGGCATGTGCGACGGCGTGCAGCTGCGCGACTTCCCCAACTTCATCCGCACCACGGACCGCGCGGACTTCATGTTCAACTTCCTCATGCGCGAGTCCGAGCGGCTGTCGCTCCCCGACGGCGTCATCGTCAACACCTTCGAGGACCTCGAGGGCGCCACGCTGGACGCCATGCGCGCTATCCTCCCGACGGTGTACCCCGTCGGCCCGCTCCTCCTCCGCGAGCGCCTGGAGATCCCCGCTAGCAGCCCGCTCGCGGGCCTCGGCTCCAACCTCTGGAAGGAGGAGGAAGGCCTCCTGAAGTGGCTCGCTGGCCGCGCGCCGCGGTCCGTGGTGTACGTGAACTACGGCAGTATCACGGTGATGACCAACTCGCAGTTGCTCGAGTTCGCGTGGGGTCTGGCCAACAGCGGGTACCCGTTCGTGTGGAACATCCGGCCGGACCTGGTGAAGGGCGACTCCGCCGTGCTGCCGCCGGAGTTCGCGTCCGCCGTCGAGGGCCGCGCGTTGCTGACGACGTGGTGCCCGCAGGAGGCGGCGATCCAGCATGAGGCGGTCGGGGTGTTCCTGACTCACTCCGGCTGGAACTCCACCCTGGAGAGCCTCTGCGCGGGGGTGCCCATGCTGAGCTGGCCCTTCTTCGCGGAGCAGCAGACCAACTGCCGGTACAAGCGGACGGAGTGGGGAGTCGGGATGGAGATCGGCGGCGAGGTGCGGCGCGACGAGGTGACGGTCGTTCTAAAGGAGGCCATGGACggggagaaggggagggagaTGCGCCGGCGCGCAGAGGAGTGGAAGGAGAAGGCCGTGAAGGTGACGCTGCCGGGTGGGCCTGCGGAGACTAACCTCGAGAGGGTCATCCACGAGGTGCTGCTCTCCCAGAAAAAGGGATAG